A single genomic interval of Thermodesulfobacteriota bacterium harbors:
- a CDS encoding lyase — protein MVCNWFLAFFISILFLILSSAMAEETVIIKEWDVPTVNAFPHDPAVSPDGSLWYTGMGANNLGRLDIKTGQIKEYPLKTADSGPHGLVSDKEGNIWFTANYRGYIGKLNPKTGEVTEYPMPGPDASDPHTLIFDQKGILWFTVQRGNFVGRLDPKTGEIKLKQSPTPNSRPYGIVVNSEGVPFFCQLGTNKIGKINPDTMEITEYLLPEGARPRRLDITPDGTVYYTDYARGYLGRLDPKTGKVEEWASPGGPQSRPYGIAATLDGMVWYSESGVSPNTIVRFDPKTQSFSTWTIPSGGGVVRHMVATPQGNLYLAGSGVNKVGIIELRR, from the coding sequence ATGGTATGCAATTGGTTTTTAGCTTTCTTTATTTCGATTTTATTTTTGATCTTGTCCTCGGCGATGGCCGAGGAAACCGTCATTATCAAGGAGTGGGATGTTCCCACGGTAAATGCTTTTCCTCATGACCCAGCGGTTTCGCCGGACGGCTCACTCTGGTATACAGGAATGGGGGCAAATAATCTGGGGCGGCTGGATATTAAGACCGGACAAATAAAAGAATATCCGCTAAAGACGGCAGATTCAGGCCCGCACGGTCTGGTGTCCGATAAAGAGGGAAACATCTGGTTCACCGCAAATTACCGGGGTTACATCGGGAAGCTCAATCCGAAAACAGGCGAAGTAACCGAGTATCCCATGCCCGGTCCCGACGCCAGCGACCCACACACCCTGATCTTCGACCAGAAAGGCATACTGTGGTTCACCGTACAGCGGGGGAATTTTGTGGGGCGCTTAGACCCGAAGACTGGAGAAATCAAACTCAAACAGTCGCCCACGCCTAACTCTCGACCATACGGGATTGTCGTAAACTCTGAAGGCGTTCCGTTCTTTTGCCAGTTGGGTACAAACAAGATTGGGAAGATTAATCCGGACACCATGGAGATCACCGAGTACTTGCTTCCGGAAGGCGCCAGGCCTAGACGGCTGGATATTACCCCAGACGGTACGGTCTATTACACCGACTATGCTCGTGGGTATTTAGGCCGGCTCGACCCAAAGACGGGTAAAGTAGAAGAGTGGGCCTCTCCAGGTGGTCCTCAATCTCGCCCCTATGGTATTGCCGCAACACTGGACGGGATGGTTTGGTACAGTGAATCCGGTGTGAGCCCAAACACTATTGTCCGGTTTGACCCCAAAACGCAATCGTTTTCCACATGGACTATTCCATCCGGCGGGGGAGTGGTTCGTCACATGGTGGCGACTCCTCAGGGCAATTTATACCTGGCCGGCAGCGGGGTGAACAAAGTTGGCATTATCGAACTTCGCCGCTAG
- a CDS encoding FAD-dependent oxidoreductase: MKKPIIFTIDDDPQVLRAIERDLRRSYSKDYRVLSAGSGPEALESVKQLKLRNETVAMFISDQRMPDMEGVVFLAATKEYYPDAKRTLLTAYSDIDAAIKAINDVQLDYYLMKPWDPPEEKLYPVLNDLLDDWLNVFKPEFEGIKVVGYQWSPHSHAIKDFLAGNLIPYLWLDVETNDKAKELLTLSGIDSKDLPAVFFEDGSYLINPSPLSLAGKIGLRAQASDTLYDVVIIGAGPAGLAASVYGASEGLKTLLVERKAPGGQAGTSSRIENYLGFPSGLSGSELTRRAISQAMRFGAEFLSPQEVSDITLKDKYKIVTLSDGSEVKTLSVIIATGVNYRHHPAKGINDFTGAGVYYGAANTEAHACRNSDVYIIGGGNSAGQAAMYLSKFARQVHILIRGFSLSSTMSQYLIDQVNKTENIEVHSKKIVVEATGDGKLEELIIEDLDTKEKMNVKARSLFIFIGARPYTDWIKLDIIKNTGGFIETGRDLNNYENFKKVWKLERQPFLLESNIPGIFAAGDVRAGAMNRIASAVGEGSMAIKFVHEYLSEL; this comes from the coding sequence ATGAAGAAGCCAATAATATTCACCATAGATGATGACCCTCAAGTATTAAGAGCTATAGAGAGAGACCTGAGAAGGTCCTATAGCAAAGACTACCGGGTGTTGAGCGCGGGGTCAGGGCCGGAGGCGCTCGAAAGCGTCAAGCAATTGAAGCTGAGGAATGAGACCGTGGCCATGTTTATTTCCGACCAGCGGATGCCGGATATGGAAGGGGTTGTCTTCCTGGCGGCGACTAAAGAGTATTATCCGGATGCGAAGAGAACCCTCCTCACCGCTTACTCCGATATCGATGCCGCCATAAAAGCGATAAACGATGTTCAGCTCGATTATTATCTGATGAAACCCTGGGACCCGCCCGAGGAGAAGCTTTATCCAGTCCTTAACGACCTACTGGATGACTGGCTCAATGTATTTAAACCGGAGTTCGAAGGGATCAAAGTGGTAGGTTATCAATGGTCTCCCCACTCTCACGCCATTAAGGATTTTCTTGCCGGAAATCTAATCCCCTATTTATGGCTTGATGTCGAGACTAACGATAAGGCAAAAGAACTCTTGACCCTTAGCGGAATCGACAGCAAAGACCTTCCGGCGGTCTTCTTCGAGGACGGTTCTTATCTGATAAATCCCAGCCCCTTGTCTCTGGCCGGTAAAATCGGATTAAGAGCGCAGGCGTCGGATACATTGTATGACGTGGTGATAATAGGGGCAGGCCCAGCCGGGTTAGCCGCCTCGGTTTACGGGGCTTCGGAGGGGTTAAAGACGCTGCTGGTGGAGAGAAAAGCTCCGGGCGGACAGGCCGGAACCAGCTCAAGGATCGAAAATTATCTGGGCTTCCCCTCTGGCCTCAGCGGCTCTGAGCTTACCAGAAGGGCCATATCTCAAGCGATGCGTTTCGGTGCAGAATTTCTCTCCCCTCAAGAGGTATCCGATATTACGCTAAAGGATAAATACAAGATAGTCACGCTATCTGATGGCAGCGAGGTTAAAACGCTTAGCGTCATCATTGCCACCGGAGTGAATTACCGGCATCACCCGGCCAAAGGGATTAACGATTTTACCGGAGCCGGTGTTTACTATGGAGCAGCGAATACAGAGGCCCACGCTTGCAGAAACTCAGATGTGTACATAATAGGCGGGGGGAATTCAGCCGGCCAGGCGGCGATGTATCTATCAAAGTTTGCCCGCCAGGTTCACATTTTGATACGGGGTTTTTCCTTGTCTTCGACCATGTCCCAATATCTGATCGACCAGGTCAACAAGACCGAGAACATCGAGGTCCATAGCAAAAAAATAGTGGTGGAGGCAACCGGCGACGGGAAATTGGAAGAGTTAATTATCGAAGACCTTGATACAAAGGAAAAGATGAATGTGAAAGCCCGGTCGTTATTCATATTTATCGGAGCCAGGCCCTACACCGATTGGATCAAGCTCGACATCATCAAGAACACCGGAGGGTTCATAGAGACAGGCAGAGACCTTAATAATTATGAAAATTTCAAAAAGGTCTGGAAACTGGAACGCCAGCCGTTCTTGCTGGAATCAAACATTCCGGGAATCTTCGCTGCTGGAGACGTAAGAGCGGGGGCGATGAACCGGATTGCCTCGGCGGTGGGGGAGGGCTCCATGGCGATTAAATTCGTGCATGAGTATCTCTCTGAGCTATAG
- a CDS encoding ATP-binding protein, with protein MIASKLSYDVVKFLADEVGLFSEMDEEEISCEINGDIIELKQGEMLFSEGDEARYFFVILEGTIQAYRVINGQKLPITNFAKGMTGGEVPLLAGTPHLANGVALTDAKLLLLSEEFFWSMIGNCGTVRKKILADMAERMQQLQLLSYQREKLISLGTMAAGLAHELNNPASAARRTAENLTKTLQEFDIHSSEMLKWVMLRDDVNKDGFPFQSLVDILRIDRVKLDSLEKSDLEDELANWLQEYGVEDPWNVASTLVSVGYTKENLADFFLKKVVAEHIANGLNWLYKDVEMRLLSSELKQSTTRISELVTAMKSYSYMDQVLEKSKIDLHEGIDNTVIILGHKLKKKKIKLIKEYGENIPKISAYGSELNQVWTNLIDNAIDVLPHEGTITIRTYLEQNDHDMVAVEVIDNGPGIPREIQHRIFEPFFTTKRVGEGTGLGLEISNRIVVNQHRGSINLFSEPGFTRFKVTLPVDL; from the coding sequence ATGATAGCAAGCAAACTTTCCTATGACGTGGTGAAATTTCTAGCAGATGAAGTGGGTCTTTTCTCCGAGATGGACGAAGAGGAGATAAGCTGCGAAATCAATGGGGATATTATTGAGCTAAAGCAGGGAGAAATGCTATTTAGCGAAGGGGACGAGGCAAGATACTTTTTCGTCATTTTAGAAGGAACGATACAAGCATACAGGGTGATTAACGGGCAGAAACTGCCCATCACCAACTTTGCCAAAGGGATGACCGGCGGAGAGGTGCCATTGCTGGCGGGAACCCCTCACCTGGCAAACGGCGTGGCGTTGACAGACGCAAAGCTTCTCCTTTTAAGCGAGGAATTTTTTTGGTCCATGATCGGGAACTGCGGTACGGTGAGAAAAAAAATACTCGCCGACATGGCCGAGAGAATGCAACAGCTTCAGTTGCTCTCCTATCAAAGGGAGAAGCTTATTTCGCTAGGGACCATGGCAGCCGGTTTGGCACACGAGCTTAATAATCCCGCTTCTGCGGCAAGAAGAACGGCGGAGAATCTTACCAAAACTTTACAGGAGTTCGACATACACTCCTCAGAAATGCTCAAGTGGGTGATGCTCAGGGATGATGTTAATAAAGATGGGTTTCCTTTTCAGTCCTTGGTGGACATCCTCCGAATCGATAGAGTTAAATTGGATTCTCTGGAGAAAAGCGATTTAGAGGATGAGTTGGCGAATTGGTTACAGGAGTACGGTGTTGAGGATCCCTGGAATGTTGCGTCCACTTTGGTCTCGGTAGGGTATACCAAGGAGAACCTGGCCGATTTCTTTCTAAAAAAGGTAGTAGCGGAGCATATCGCCAATGGATTGAACTGGCTTTATAAGGACGTGGAGATGCGCCTTTTATCGAGTGAATTAAAGCAGAGCACGACCAGGATATCCGAGCTGGTTACGGCCATGAAATCATATTCCTACATGGACCAAGTGCTGGAAAAGTCGAAAATTGACCTTCACGAGGGCATCGATAATACGGTGATCATACTGGGACATAAGTTGAAGAAGAAGAAAATCAAGCTGATTAAGGAATACGGGGAAAATATTCCTAAAATATCGGCGTATGGAAGCGAGTTAAACCAGGTGTGGACAAACTTGATAGACAACGCGATTGACGTCTTACCTCATGAAGGCACCATAACTATCAGGACATACCTCGAACAAAACGACCATGACATGGTTGCCGTGGAGGTCATAGACAACGGTCCCGGAATACCCAGGGAAATTCAGCACCGGATATTCGAGCCTTTTTTCACTACCAAAAGGGTTGGTGAGGGCACGGGCCTGGGCTTGGAGATTTCTAACCGGATTGTGGTCAACCAACACCGAGGCTCTATCAACCTGTTCTCCGAGCCGGGATTTACCAGATTTAAAGTTACTTTGCCCGTTGATCTGTAA
- a CDS encoding universal stress protein → MEKLIELFGLDRDFTKAELDQAYRDLVQVWHPDRYSYNPRLQRKAEETLKEINNAYKLLRERVVRSDTSTVREEASQRNVHPQHEETCHGPNEQEWREKSTGYTKRSSLVSLRSIFHPTDFSKTSEIAFCHALKLAVIIGGRLSTLHVAPKRDDAHFFEFPEVRHTLERWGILPEGSSKEDVTEKVGIRVEKIIKVHEDPIHSILHFLEHSQTDLIVLATHQSREPAGWLRKSMAMPIALGSGEMTLFVPDGVDGFVSAKNGTVSLKRVLIPIDKHPSPQLAVNAASALVDALGCEHCLFLLVHVGDRSEMPAVNIPRREGWQWEKVMRRGDVVKEILHVGNEYSADLIVMTAHGHEGFLDVFRGSTTERVLRGARCPLLAIPALRKRS, encoded by the coding sequence ATGGAAAAGTTAATAGAACTGTTTGGCCTTGATAGGGATTTTACCAAAGCGGAATTGGACCAGGCATACAGGGATTTGGTGCAGGTATGGCATCCGGACAGATATTCATACAATCCGAGGCTGCAGCGTAAGGCAGAAGAGACGCTCAAAGAAATAAATAACGCCTATAAGTTGTTAAGGGAAAGGGTTGTCAGGTCTGATACAAGTACGGTAAGAGAAGAAGCATCCCAGAGAAACGTCCATCCTCAACACGAAGAAACTTGCCATGGACCTAATGAGCAAGAATGGCGTGAAAAAAGTACTGGATATACAAAAAGGTCATCATTAGTCTCCCTGAGAAGCATCTTCCATCCGACAGACTTTTCTAAGACGAGCGAAATTGCTTTTTGCCATGCACTCAAATTGGCGGTTATTATCGGAGGACGGCTTAGCACTTTACACGTAGCTCCGAAGAGAGACGACGCCCACTTCTTCGAGTTCCCGGAGGTGCGGCACACACTAGAGCGGTGGGGGATATTGCCTGAAGGAAGTTCTAAAGAGGATGTGACGGAAAAAGTAGGCATTCGTGTGGAGAAAATTATTAAAGTCCATGAGGACCCAATTCATTCAATTCTGCATTTTCTCGAACACAGCCAAACTGACCTCATAGTGCTTGCTACTCATCAGTCCAGGGAGCCCGCAGGCTGGCTCAGGAAATCGATGGCCATGCCCATTGCGCTCGGGTCGGGCGAGATGACATTATTCGTTCCGGACGGGGTTGACGGATTCGTGTCGGCCAAAAACGGCACAGTCAGTTTGAAACGGGTGCTGATTCCGATTGATAAACATCCCAGTCCACAACTTGCGGTAAACGCCGCCTCCGCGTTGGTTGATGCTCTCGGCTGTGAACATTGCTTATTTTTGCTCGTTCATGTAGGGGACCGTAGTGAAATGCCCGCAGTCAATATTCCCAGGAGAGAGGGTTGGCAATGGGAGAAAGTTATGCGGCGTGGTGATGTGGTAAAAGAGATCCTTCATGTGGGGAATGAGTATTCCGCAGACCTCATAGTGATGACGGCGCACGGCCATGAAGGGTTTCTGGATGTGTTTCGCGGAAGCACTACGGAGCGAGTTTTACGAGGTGCTCGTTGCCCATTACTCGCTATTCCCGCGTTGAGAAAAAGGTCATAA